A single region of the Lactobacillus isalae genome encodes:
- a CDS encoding PTS sugar transporter subunit IIC — protein MQNSKFMNLIRSKVLPALGKFGNNKYMIVLRDGMIISVPFTIFGSIFMIIANLPINGWNNVIKPYLPILNAPINMTTGMIGLIVAIGISYTLARENKIDKLSASVIGAIAFIICELNDKMALDPANLGSTSMFTAIVIALLSGTIYDFFIKHKIVIKLPDSVPPAVASSFVSLIPAIVILGLAWVLRCLLHLDINAFITWIFSPFTAGLGSFWGMEVLLFFTLFAWTIGIHGNNTVGAISGPVYGAFLMDNMHKAMNGAAATHITADGFLNFGMNMGGTGAILGLVICMMFAKSKRYKQLAHLGFVPCIFQISEPIMFGLPVVLNPMLSIPFILVPMILQGISYFLIKFGVIHMVIASVPWTTPIFLNGFLITGGDWKAVVWQAICLAFAVVCYWPFFKALDRQALKAENRSEENSTSQNTAVGDAVKD, from the coding sequence ATGCAAAACAGTAAGTTCATGAACCTTATTAGGTCAAAAGTCCTGCCAGCTCTAGGAAAATTTGGCAATAATAAATATATGATCGTCTTAAGAGACGGTATGATTATTTCGGTTCCATTTACTATCTTTGGCTCAATCTTTATGATTATTGCCAATCTTCCTATTAATGGCTGGAATAATGTTATTAAACCTTATCTTCCAATTTTAAATGCGCCAATTAATATGACAACTGGCATGATCGGTTTAATTGTTGCAATTGGTATTTCATATACTTTAGCTCGAGAAAATAAAATAGATAAATTATCCGCATCTGTAATCGGTGCTATTGCATTTATTATCTGCGAATTAAACGATAAGATGGCTCTTGACCCAGCCAACTTAGGCTCAACTAGTATGTTTACGGCTATCGTCATCGCTCTCTTATCCGGAACAATTTATGATTTCTTTATCAAACATAAGATTGTCATAAAATTGCCCGACTCTGTTCCACCTGCAGTCGCAAGTTCCTTTGTTTCGTTAATTCCAGCCATTGTGATCTTGGGGCTTGCCTGGGTATTAAGATGTTTACTTCACCTAGATATTAATGCCTTTATTACTTGGATCTTTTCACCATTTACTGCCGGTCTTGGTAGTTTCTGGGGAATGGAAGTTTTACTATTCTTTACTCTATTTGCTTGGACTATTGGTATTCATGGAAACAACACTGTCGGTGCTATTTCTGGTCCTGTTTATGGTGCTTTCTTAATGGATAACATGCATAAAGCTATGAACGGAGCAGCAGCTACCCACATTACCGCTGATGGATTCTTAAACTTTGGTATGAATATGGGTGGTACTGGTGCTATTTTAGGATTAGTTATTTGTATGATGTTTGCTAAAAGTAAACGCTATAAGCAACTAGCTCACTTAGGATTTGTTCCATGTATCTTCCAAATTTCTGAACCTATTATGTTTGGTCTACCAGTTGTTTTAAACCCTATGCTTTCAATTCCGTTTATTCTAGTTCCTATGATTTTACAGGGGATCTCATACTTCTTAATTAAATTTGGCGTCATTCACATGGTAATTGCCAGTGTTCCTTGGACTACTCCTATCTTCTTAAATGGTTTCTTAATCACTGGTGGTGACTGGAAAGCTGTTGTTTGGCAAGCAATTTGTTTAGCCTTTGCTGTTGTTTGCTACTGGCCATTCTTCAAGGCCTTAGACAGACAAGCTCTTAAAGCTGAAAATAGAAGCGAAGAAAATAGTACATCACAAAATACAGCCGTAGGTGATGCCGTAAAAGACTAA
- a CDS encoding ROK family protein, whose amino-acid sequence MFINKHTMRLNNERSVIRHVINYGPISRSKISRDLSINKVTISSILEDLLSQQYVVEIGEGASTKNGGRKPKLIEFNKNFGYFINIEMGQDYVNIMSTWANGQIARFEEISIIDKSDSQIYQTIKKKIRNFALKNTVHHLLGISLAVHCRVLNNVSQKPILKEIDLSQVLEEDFGVPVVLLNSANAAAIFQRDFSSNNEIKNLISLTINESIDAGIIIDENLYLGNQAAAGDIEDMKFLIQIDNKIKEINPISYCSQDAILKEVYKDKGLNNLSLQQVAKLYVQGNDQVVSSINQFINGLSLVLNNLIASYSPQIIFLDSTLIENLPLLLIQLRNHLPILQKTDTKLEISRQSTFAPLLGSYSFLMRQVFHLGTKRLRLIP is encoded by the coding sequence ATGTTTATCAATAAGCATACTATGCGTTTAAATAATGAACGCTCTGTAATTAGACATGTCATTAATTATGGTCCCATATCAAGAAGTAAAATTTCTCGTGATCTTTCGATTAATAAGGTAACTATCTCTAGCATTCTTGAAGACTTACTTTCACAGCAATATGTAGTAGAAATTGGTGAAGGTGCAAGTACTAAAAATGGTGGTCGTAAGCCAAAACTAATTGAATTCAATAAAAATTTTGGCTATTTCATTAATATTGAAATGGGTCAAGATTATGTAAACATCATGTCCACCTGGGCTAACGGCCAAATTGCAAGATTTGAAGAAATATCAATTATTGATAAATCAGACAGCCAAATTTATCAAACTATCAAGAAAAAAATACGTAATTTTGCGTTAAAAAACACTGTCCATCATCTTCTAGGTATTTCACTTGCTGTTCATTGTCGCGTTTTAAATAATGTTTCGCAAAAGCCAATTTTAAAAGAGATTGATCTATCCCAAGTTTTAGAGGAAGATTTTGGAGTACCGGTAGTTTTGCTTAATAGCGCTAATGCAGCGGCAATTTTTCAAAGGGACTTCTCTTCAAATAATGAAATAAAAAATTTAATTTCACTTACTATTAATGAATCTATTGATGCTGGAATAATAATTGATGAAAATCTTTACCTCGGCAATCAAGCAGCAGCAGGCGATATTGAAGACATGAAGTTTTTAATACAAATCGATAACAAGATAAAGGAAATTAATCCAATTTCTTATTGTTCTCAAGATGCTATTTTAAAAGAAGTATATAAGGATAAGGGATTAAATAATCTTTCTTTGCAGCAAGTTGCCAAATTATATGTTCAAGGAAATGACCAAGTTGTTTCTTCAATTAATCAATTTATTAATGGTCTTTCCCTTGTATTAAACAACTTAATTGCTAGTTATTCTCCTCAAATTATTTTTCTTGATTCAACTCTAATTGAAAACTTGCCACTACTATTAATACAACTCCGTAATCATCTTCCAATTTTGCAAAAAACAGATACTAAATTAGAAATTTCACGGCAATCTACTTTTGCTCCATTGCTCGGAAGCTATTCATTTTTGATGAGACAAGTCTTTCATCTTGGTACCAAGCGCTTACGTCTAATTCCTTAG
- a CDS encoding ROK family protein, giving the protein MAILTLDVGQRFIRYGFFDEKGNLTEKGQYQVPKKSAKDFYESIADLVDESDMKINAISISFPGFINVKDKIAIRAGSLRFLDGHNISEDLHQYINQDIEIFIENNSNCAAIAEKLNGNAQDVKDFVVITLGHGVGGGIFVNDKLLRGPGYSAGEFGMMITDYSAHQFMTAHELASTSALINDYATMRGVPSELVEDYQVMSELDNPKVRKVVKKWANYVAICIFNLACTLNPERFLIGGALSQNNELIPILKSRLAQIPNWSDFETEIQSCRFYNDASLYGAYWAYIGSKKDVS; this is encoded by the coding sequence ATGGCAATCTTAACACTTGACGTAGGTCAAAGATTTATCCGTTATGGTTTCTTTGATGAAAAAGGAAATTTAACTGAAAAGGGTCAATATCAAGTTCCTAAAAAATCAGCAAAGGATTTTTACGAGTCTATAGCAGATTTAGTGGACGAAAGTGACATGAAAATTAACGCTATCAGTATTAGTTTTCCAGGTTTTATCAATGTGAAGGATAAAATTGCTATTCGTGCAGGTTCTTTAAGATTTTTAGACGGACATAATATTAGTGAAGATTTACATCAATATATAAACCAAGACATTGAAATTTTTATTGAGAATAATTCAAATTGTGCCGCAATCGCAGAAAAACTAAATGGAAATGCCCAAGATGTTAAAGATTTTGTGGTTATTACTTTAGGACATGGCGTGGGTGGTGGAATATTTGTTAATGATAAATTATTACGCGGGCCAGGTTATTCTGCGGGTGAATTTGGAATGATGATTACGGATTACTCAGCACATCAATTTATGACAGCACATGAATTAGCATCAACATCAGCTTTGATTAACGATTATGCAACTATGCGAGGGGTTCCCAGTGAATTGGTAGAAGATTATCAAGTCATGTCTGAACTTGATAATCCAAAAGTTCGAAAAGTAGTTAAAAAATGGGCAAATTATGTAGCAATTTGTATTTTTAATTTAGCTTGTACTTTGAATCCAGAGCGATTTTTAATTGGTGGGGCGCTAAGTCAAAATAATGAATTAATTCCAATTCTTAAAAGTAGACTGGCTCAAATTCCAAATTGGTCAGATTTTGAAACAGAAATTCAATCTTGTCGTTTTTATAATGATGCAAGTCTATATGGAGCCTACTGGGCATATATAGGAAGTAAGAAAGATGTATCATAA
- a CDS encoding glycoside hydrolase family 1 protein encodes MYHKQLDDFPKGFLWGASSAAYQIEGAAREGGKGLSIWDKYSHQSGNTFKGTTGDVAVDHYHRYKEDIKLMAKQGLKAYRFSVSWSRILPDGEGKVNQAGLAFYHNLINELRKNKIEPILTMYHWDLPLALQEKYQGWESRKTITAFVNYAKLLFKEFGDEVKYWVTINEQNVFTSMGYRWGTHPPKKQDVKTMFLANHYVNLANALATIKFHQMVPTGKIGPSFGYGPVYPKTNNPEDVLAALNADDFNNNWWLDVYCRGKYPFFIKKQLENLNLMPDVTKEDRAILENSQAHPDFLGINYYHGGTVQENRLQKSNTKNKEKQFNQVDPYLMQPKGDQAKNPEVPMFNNVENDYVDKTKWGWEIDPTGLRIALRQVYEKYQLPIMITENGLGAKDVLEDGKVNDQYRINYLADHVMAMKEAISDGVDLIGYCAWSFTDLLSWLNGYSKRYGFVYIDQDDTQNGTLKRIPKKSYSWYQQIILTNGNKLSLLKHGE; translated from the coding sequence ATGTATCATAAGCAATTAGATGATTTTCCAAAAGGTTTTTTATGGGGTGCAAGTTCAGCTGCATATCAGATTGAGGGAGCAGCTAGAGAAGGTGGAAAAGGCCTTTCTATCTGGGATAAATACTCTCATCAATCAGGTAATACTTTTAAAGGTACAACTGGTGATGTCGCAGTTGATCATTATCATCGCTACAAAGAAGATATTAAATTAATGGCTAAGCAGGGATTGAAGGCTTATCGCTTTTCTGTTTCTTGGAGCCGAATTTTACCAGATGGGGAAGGTAAAGTTAATCAAGCAGGATTAGCTTTTTATCATAATTTAATTAATGAATTGAGAAAAAATAAAATAGAACCAATTCTTACGATGTACCATTGGGACTTACCCTTAGCTTTACAAGAAAAATATCAGGGATGGGAATCTAGAAAAACGATCACTGCTTTTGTTAATTATGCCAAGTTATTATTTAAAGAGTTTGGTGATGAGGTCAAATATTGGGTAACAATTAATGAACAAAATGTTTTTACTTCAATGGGATATCGTTGGGGAACTCATCCGCCGAAGAAGCAAGATGTAAAAACAATGTTTTTAGCTAATCATTATGTAAATTTGGCTAATGCGTTAGCAACTATTAAATTTCATCAAATGGTTCCAACTGGCAAGATTGGTCCTAGCTTTGGTTATGGTCCCGTTTATCCTAAGACTAATAATCCTGAGGATGTCCTAGCAGCTTTAAACGCTGATGATTTCAATAATAATTGGTGGTTAGATGTTTATTGCCGAGGAAAATATCCATTTTTTATTAAAAAGCAGCTGGAAAATCTTAACTTAATGCCCGATGTGACTAAAGAAGATCGAGCAATCTTAGAAAACTCTCAGGCACATCCGGATTTTCTAGGTATCAATTATTATCATGGTGGAACAGTTCAAGAAAATAGATTACAGAAATCTAACACAAAAAATAAGGAAAAGCAATTTAACCAAGTAGATCCATATTTGATGCAGCCTAAGGGCGATCAAGCTAAAAATCCAGAAGTACCTATGTTTAATAATGTTGAAAATGATTATGTTGATAAGACTAAGTGGGGTTGGGAGATTGATCCAACTGGACTTAGAATTGCGTTAAGACAGGTATATGAAAAGTATCAATTACCGATTATGATTACAGAAAACGGTCTTGGAGCAAAAGACGTGCTTGAAGATGGAAAAGTTAATGATCAATATCGGATAAATTATTTGGCTGACCATGTAATGGCTATGAAAGAAGCAATTAGCGATGGGGTCGACTTAATAGGCTATTGTGCCTGGTCATTTACTGATTTACTTAGTTGGCTGAATGGTTATTCAAAACGTTATGGATTTGTATATATTGACCAAGATGATACACAAAACGGAACATTGAAAAGAATTCCGAAAAAGAGTTATAGCTGGTATCAACAGATAATTTTGACTAATGGTAATAAACTCAGTTTGTTAAAACATGGAGAATAA
- the yicI gene encoding alpha-xylosidase produces MKYLNGNWLVKDGFSIDYGQSVFDSKIENNKLILWVPFKEITDSGMTLDDGMLTLEISSPRENIINTKIINYRGVIDHGPNFKLNADKNISPEIKETDQKFIVKSGKTRLEIMKGSQILFDYYYENELKAEVAPRSIARIFDPEGNVHMSNSFVLEPGEKIYGLGERFSNFVKNGQEIEMWNADGGTETMQSYKNIPLYLSNRKYGIFVDSSEKVSYEIASQQVDRVEFSVLDQILSYYFIGGNDNKEVLDHYTALTGRPPLLPAWSYGLWLTTSFTTKYDEKTVMSFIDGMLERKIPLSVFHFDCCWMKPSEWCNFVWDPDVFPNPERLLRKIHDKGIKVCVWINPYIAQKSRLFDEGMKNGYFIKRTNGDVWQWDKWQAGMAIVDFTNPDAVSWYQGYLKELLRQGVDVFKTDFGERIPSEGVKFFDGSDPQKLHNYYTLLYNKVVTEAIADVKGKKEALVFARSATVGSQCYPVHWGGDSSSNYSSMAETLRSGLSFGMSGFGYWSHDISGFEATATPDLYRRWTQFGLLSSHSRYHGSTTYKVPWLYGEKSVENTKKYTNLKLKLLPYLMAMSNEAHYHGTPILRSMVLEFPDDPGCEDLDMQYMFGSNLLVAPIFNDQGLATFYVPEGEGKWISFLTGKVYEGGRWYKEKFDDITLPLLARPNSVIVTGHYNDKTMYDYADHPIVNVYEMKDGKISTIITNNYGVKIGTIVVEKKDGKIKAYSDVVKKFDLIIHDAGKEDRKLSTNNGRIAE; encoded by the coding sequence ATGAAATATCTAAATGGAAATTGGTTAGTTAAAGATGGCTTTTCAATTGACTATGGTCAAAGTGTTTTTGATAGCAAAATTGAAAATAATAAACTAATATTATGGGTGCCTTTTAAAGAAATTACAGATTCAGGAATGACTCTTGACGATGGAATGCTAACTTTAGAAATTTCATCTCCAAGAGAAAATATCATTAATACTAAAATTATTAATTATCGGGGCGTTATTGATCATGGCCCAAATTTCAAATTAAACGCGGATAAAAATATTTCCCCGGAAATAAAGGAAACAGATCAAAAATTTATAGTTAAGTCTGGAAAAACACGTTTGGAAATAATGAAGGGTAGCCAAATTCTTTTTGATTATTATTATGAAAATGAATTGAAAGCAGAAGTTGCTCCACGTTCAATTGCTAGGATTTTTGATCCAGAGGGCAACGTACATATGTCTAATTCTTTCGTACTTGAACCTGGTGAGAAAATTTATGGTTTAGGCGAACGCTTTTCTAATTTTGTTAAAAATGGACAAGAAATAGAGATGTGGAATGCAGATGGTGGCACTGAGACGATGCAGTCGTATAAGAATATCCCTTTGTACCTATCTAATCGTAAATATGGAATTTTTGTTGATTCAAGTGAGAAAGTATCCTATGAAATTGCCTCTCAGCAAGTCGATCGAGTAGAATTTTCTGTGCTAGACCAAATTTTGTCGTATTACTTCATTGGTGGAAATGATAATAAAGAAGTCTTAGATCATTACACTGCTTTAACTGGCAGGCCACCTTTATTGCCAGCTTGGAGTTATGGCTTGTGGTTAACTACATCCTTTACAACTAAATATGATGAAAAAACGGTAATGAGTTTTATTGATGGAATGTTAGAGAGAAAAATTCCATTATCGGTATTTCACTTTGATTGTTGTTGGATGAAGCCAAGCGAGTGGTGTAATTTTGTTTGGGATCCGGATGTATTTCCGAACCCAGAAAGATTGCTTAGGAAGATTCATGACAAAGGAATTAAGGTATGCGTTTGGATTAACCCATATATCGCACAAAAATCTCGGTTGTTTGACGAAGGAATGAAAAATGGCTACTTTATTAAGCGGACAAATGGGGATGTTTGGCAATGGGATAAGTGGCAAGCCGGTATGGCAATTGTGGACTTTACTAACCCAGATGCAGTTAGCTGGTATCAGGGTTACTTAAAGGAACTTCTTAGACAGGGCGTAGATGTCTTTAAGACAGACTTTGGTGAAAGAATTCCAAGTGAAGGAGTTAAATTCTTTGATGGATCAGATCCTCAAAAGCTGCATAACTATTACACTCTTTTGTATAACAAGGTTGTAACGGAAGCTATTGCTGATGTAAAAGGTAAAAAAGAAGCATTAGTATTTGCAAGATCAGCTACTGTTGGAAGTCAATGCTATCCAGTTCATTGGGGTGGAGATTCTTCCTCTAATTATTCGTCAATGGCTGAAACATTGCGCAGTGGCTTATCATTTGGGATGAGTGGATTTGGATATTGGTCTCACGATATTTCTGGTTTTGAAGCAACCGCTACACCAGATCTATATCGTCGCTGGACTCAATTCGGTTTGCTTAGTTCACATTCACGCTACCATGGTTCAACTACTTATAAGGTTCCATGGTTATATGGAGAAAAGTCAGTTGAAAATACTAAGAAATACACAAATCTAAAGTTAAAGTTATTGCCATATTTAATGGCGATGTCAAACGAAGCACACTATCATGGCACACCAATTTTAAGATCCATGGTTTTAGAATTTCCTGATGATCCTGGCTGTGAAGATTTAGACATGCAATATATGTTTGGAAGCAACTTATTAGTAGCTCCAATTTTTAATGATCAAGGATTAGCTACTTTTTATGTTCCGGAAGGCGAAGGTAAGTGGATCAGTTTCTTAACTGGGAAAGTTTATGAGGGTGGTAGATGGTATAAAGAGAAGTTTGATGATATTACCTTGCCCCTCTTAGCTCGTCCTAATTCAGTAATTGTTACTGGTCACTATAACGATAAAACCATGTATGACTATGCAGATCATCCGATAGTCAATGTATATGAAATGAAAGACGGTAAGATTTCTACAATTATCACTAATAATTATGGTGTAAAGATTGGAACAATTGTTGTTGAAAAGAAGGATGGCAAGATTAAAGCATATAGTGATGTAGTGAAAAAATTTGATTTAATCATTCATGATGCAGGAAAAGAAGATCGAAAGTTAAGTACTAATAATGGTCGAATCGCAGAATAA
- a CDS encoding beta-galactosidase: protein MKRILNTNQFLHGGDYNPEQWWDEPDIINQDFALFKQAKINTVTVGIFSWAKLEPEEGTYDFSWLDEIFDRVEKMNGHVVLATPSGARPAWLAQKYPEVLRTDNLGNKRGFGGRHNHCLTSPIYREKVREINTKLAEHFGQRKSLVLWHISNEYSGECYCNLCKNAFRNWLKNKYGTLDNLNHAWWNTFWSHTYNDWSQVNPPSPLSEMGNKGMNLDWKRFVTDQTISFIDNETAPLKKITPTIPVTTNMMAGNPLMDPFAGFDYQKVAKHLDFISWDSYPAWGNDSQTTAELGRNVGLIHDFFRSLKHQNFLVMENTPSRVNWHSVDRAKRPGMHELASLQDIAHGSQGVLYFQLRASRGSSEMFHGAVIEHRHPEQTRAFKDVVKVGKDLEKIRSIINTNYAKPKVAIVFSYDSYWALQDAESYSKDKKIWQTIQKHYRYFYDHDIPVDFVSPEDDFSKYTLLIDPMHFLMSKAYLKKLASYVKNGGRIVGTYISGVVDENDLAYMDEWPKELQEIYGVEPLETDVLYQGQSNTLNFDGHEYQAHDYCETLINCKGKVLAKYTSDFYRDTPAIVEHEDGLGKGYYLACRTDYDLLEKFYEKVASDLIPDLPICKSSNKVSIQVRENENTQYWFVQNFSNKETKIKLDKELIDLIGDKKDRGEVILKPFESKVYSAE, encoded by the coding sequence ATGAAACGTATCTTAAATACCAACCAGTTTTTACACGGCGGAGATTATAATCCTGAACAATGGTGGGACGAACCAGATATTATTAATCAAGATTTTGCACTGTTTAAGCAAGCAAAGATAAATACAGTGACAGTAGGAATTTTTTCGTGGGCAAAGTTAGAGCCCGAAGAAGGCACGTATGATTTCTCGTGGTTGGATGAAATATTTGATCGAGTAGAAAAAATGAATGGTCATGTCGTCTTAGCAACGCCAAGTGGTGCTCGTCCTGCATGGCTGGCCCAAAAGTATCCTGAAGTTCTTCGAACAGATAACCTGGGAAATAAGCGTGGTTTTGGTGGGCGTCACAATCATTGTTTGACGTCGCCCATTTATCGTGAAAAAGTGCGCGAGATTAATACGAAATTAGCAGAACATTTTGGTCAAAGAAAGAGTTTAGTGCTTTGGCATATTTCTAATGAATATTCAGGCGAATGCTATTGTAATTTATGTAAAAATGCTTTTAGAAATTGGTTAAAGAACAAATATGGCACTCTTGATAATCTGAATCATGCTTGGTGGAATACTTTTTGGAGTCACACTTATAACGATTGGTCACAAGTTAACCCGCCTAGTCCGTTAAGCGAGATGGGTAATAAAGGGATGAATCTGGACTGGAAGAGATTTGTAACTGATCAAACAATTTCCTTTATTGATAATGAAACAGCACCCTTGAAAAAGATAACCCCTACTATTCCAGTTACTACAAATATGATGGCGGGCAATCCTTTAATGGACCCATTTGCTGGCTTTGATTATCAAAAAGTTGCAAAACATTTAGATTTTATTTCTTGGGATTCTTATCCTGCCTGGGGCAATGATAGTCAAACTACGGCAGAATTAGGAAGAAATGTTGGTTTAATTCATGATTTCTTTAGAAGTTTAAAACATCAGAATTTTTTAGTAATGGAAAATACCCCATCTCGTGTTAATTGGCATAGCGTTGACCGAGCAAAACGTCCGGGGATGCATGAACTAGCTAGTTTACAGGATATTGCACATGGTAGTCAAGGAGTATTATATTTTCAATTACGAGCTTCTCGCGGGTCGTCTGAAATGTTTCATGGGGCGGTAATAGAGCATCGCCATCCTGAGCAAACACGTGCCTTTAAAGATGTAGTGAAGGTTGGAAAAGATCTGGAGAAAATTAGGTCAATTATTAATACTAATTATGCTAAACCTAAAGTTGCTATTGTTTTTAGCTATGACAGCTATTGGGCTTTGCAAGATGCTGAAAGCTATAGTAAGGATAAAAAGATTTGGCAAACAATTCAAAAACATTATCGATACTTTTATGACCATGATATTCCAGTTGATTTTGTTAGTCCTGAAGATGATTTTTCAAAGTATACGTTGCTAATTGATCCAATGCACTTTTTGATGAGTAAAGCTTATTTGAAGAAACTTGCTAGCTATGTCAAGAATGGCGGTAGAATAGTTGGAACATATATAAGCGGCGTTGTAGATGAAAATGATCTGGCTTATATGGATGAATGGCCCAAAGAATTACAAGAAATTTACGGAGTAGAACCGCTTGAGACTGATGTTTTATATCAGGGGCAAAGCAACACATTGAATTTTGATGGTCATGAATATCAGGCACATGATTATTGTGAGACTCTAATTAATTGTAAGGGTAAGGTATTAGCAAAATATACTAGTGATTTCTATCGAGATACGCCTGCTATTGTGGAACACGAAGATGGGTTAGGAAAAGGATATTATCTGGCTTGCCGTACTGATTATGATTTGCTAGAAAAATTCTATGAAAAAGTAGCCAGTGATTTGATTCCAGATTTGCCAATTTGTAAATCTAGCAATAAAGTTTCGATTCAAGTGCGTGAAAATGAGAATACACAGTATTGGTTTGTTCAGAACTTTTCTAATAAAGAGACAAAGATTAAATTAGATAAGGAGCTAATTGACCTTATAGGAGATAAAAAAGATAGGGGAGAGGTTATTTTAAAGCCATTTGAAAGCAAAGTTTATAGTGCTGAGTAG
- a CDS encoding peptide MFS transporter, translating into MNNSTTEKTFFGQPRGLSTLFFTEMWERFSYYGMRAILLFYMYYAVERGGLGMNETTAASIMSIYGSLVYLSTVAGGWLADRIWGARSTVFFGGVLIMIGHIILALPMAELGLYISIAFIVVGTGLLKPNVSDMVGGLYSLDDRRRDAGFSIFVFGINLGSALAPWLVPWASEGFGLNLFGNHFNFHAGFSLAAVGMFFGLVQYVWGGRKYLSEDGMHPTDPIDPATRNKILKRIGLGVLALAIVLGLLAAFGQLNIDNIITLITVVAIALPIYYFVLMLRSPKVTKEERSKVWAYIPLFIAASIFWGIEESGSVVLALFAAQRTVLHIGSWHFTAANFQTLNPLFIMILTPFFVWLWDNWKKQPSAAGKFAAGLVFAGLSYMWMALPGMLYGTNGRVSPFWLVGSWFIVEIAEMLISPIGLSVTTRLAPKAFRSQMMSLWFLADATGQAINSQIVKYYSSKTEVAYFLAVGIVSVLFGVVMFFFTKKIHNLMADAE; encoded by the coding sequence ATGAATAATTCAACAACAGAGAAGACGTTCTTTGGACAGCCGCGTGGCTTGTCTACTCTGTTCTTTACAGAAATGTGGGAGAGATTTAGTTACTACGGTATGCGTGCTATCTTGCTCTTCTACATGTACTATGCAGTAGAACGTGGCGGACTTGGCATGAATGAGACGACTGCCGCTTCGATTATGTCTATTTATGGATCATTAGTTTATCTTTCTACGGTAGCTGGTGGTTGGCTAGCAGATAGAATCTGGGGTGCAAGAAGTACTGTCTTCTTTGGTGGTGTCTTAATTATGATTGGACACATAATCCTAGCTTTACCAATGGCAGAACTTGGATTGTACATATCAATTGCCTTTATTGTGGTTGGAACAGGATTACTTAAGCCTAATGTTTCTGATATGGTTGGTGGTCTATACTCATTAGATGACCGCAGACGGGATGCAGGTTTCAGTATCTTTGTTTTTGGTATTAATTTAGGCTCGGCTCTTGCTCCTTGGCTTGTTCCTTGGGCAAGTGAAGGATTCGGCTTGAATCTATTTGGAAATCATTTTAACTTCCATGCTGGATTTTCTTTAGCAGCAGTTGGAATGTTTTTTGGTTTAGTACAATATGTTTGGGGCGGTCGAAAGTATCTCTCTGAAGATGGAATGCATCCAACTGATCCAATTGATCCAGCAACTCGTAATAAGATCTTAAAGAGAATCGGTTTAGGCGTTTTAGCATTAGCGATTGTTTTAGGCTTATTGGCTGCATTTGGTCAATTAAATATCGATAACATCATTACATTAATTACTGTTGTTGCTATTGCATTGCCAATTTACTACTTTGTTTTAATGCTTAGAAGTCCTAAGGTGACTAAAGAAGAACGCTCAAAAGTATGGGCTTATATTCCATTGTTCATCGCTGCTTCTATTTTCTGGGGAATTGAAGAATCTGGTTCTGTTGTTTTAGCCTTGTTTGCTGCTCAAAGAACTGTTCTTCATATTGGAAGCTGGCACTTTACTGCAGCTAACTTCCAAACATTAAACCCATTGTTCATCATGATTTTAACCCCATTCTTCGTTTGGCTATGGGATAACTGGAAGAAGCAACCAAGTGCAGCTGGAAAATTCGCAGCTGGTTTGGTATTTGCTGGTTTATCCTACATGTGGATGGCATTGCCAGGTATGCTTTATGGAACAAATGGTCGCGTTAGTCCATTCTGGTTAGTTGGTTCATGGTTTATTGTTGAAATTGCTGAAATGCTTATTTCTCCAATTGGTTTATCCGTAACAACTCGTTTAGCTCCAAAAGCATTCCGTTCTCAAATGATGAGTCTCTGGTTCTTAGCAGATGCTACAGGACAGGCAATCAATTCACAAATTGTTAAATACTATTCAAGTAAAACAGAAGTAGCATACTTCTTAGCCGTTGGTATCGTAAGTGTCTTATTTGGTGTAGTAATGTTCTTCTTTACTAAAAAGATTCATAATTTGATGGCAGATGCTGAATAG